The Magnolia sinica isolate HGM2019 chromosome 9, MsV1, whole genome shotgun sequence genome contains a region encoding:
- the LOC131256133 gene encoding EG45-like domain containing protein: MKGFVVEMVMMLGLISVVTAVPGTATYYTVYVPSACYGYQDNGVMIAAASDSIWDNGNACGRRYSVRCTGPTNQGVPQPCKGTNVVVKIVDRCPSPGCQATIDLSQEAFSTIADPNAGKINIDYQQ; encoded by the exons atgaaggggttTGTAGTGGAGATGGTAATGATGTTAGGTTTGATTTCGGTGGTGACTGCGGTGCCAGGAACTGCCACTTACTACACGGTTTATGTTC CCTCGGCATGCTATGGCTACCAAGACAATGGCGTGATGATCGCTGCGGCCAGTGATTCTATCTGGGACAACGGGAACGCATGCGGGAGGCGCTATTCTGTGAGGTGCACTGGGCCTACAAACCAAGGTGTGCCCCAACCATGTAAAGGAACAAACGTCGTCGTAAAGATCGTTGATCGCTGCCCATCTCCGGGATGCCAAGCGACCATTGATCTATCTCAAGAAGCCTTCTCCACCATTGCCGACCCGAATGCCGGAAAAATCAACATCGACTACCAGCagtaa